The genomic interval CAAAAAGTACATTAAGAAGAGAAACCAAATTGTATTCtttgttgaaaatgaaaatggatgTTTCTGGTTAAAGCCTGTTACATGAGTAAAATGCAGAGCTGATTACTTTCATATTTCAATAGTCTtcaaaaattatacaaaagatATCCTATTGTCTGAATGGCCAGTTTTTTTGACTCaccaaaatgtttgttgttgagAAACATTAAAGTTGATTATTACATAACTTTGTATTCTTACAGAAACCAAATATCAAGTCACTTGAcagctttttaaatgtctgtgcATCAATGTAATACAATAAGTAAATGCTACTTAATTTGTGTAACTAATGCTTGCGTAACGTTTTAGCACCAAAAATCTGTCAACCGTtcagtttttgtacatttttttgatatCTTGCTGTTTTTACATTGGAAGAATGCAATACAATGTATCAAATGAACAAAGCTACATATTGATGGTAGTCTTCTAAGCATATATGAACTCTGTGCATGCTCACTAATCATTCTACatatgaaaatgaacattaaaagcTTTGTAATACACCACAAATCTCTTGAAAGTCTCATCCTGGTCATGCCCAACCAACATTCAGCACACAATCTTAAATcgattttaattgcaaaaacaaatgaatgcagaaAAGCAGCAGAGATGAGTCACTATTCTGACATGCTTGtaaccataaaaacacattatggaTGTTATAAACAGCTCCACACACTCCAGATAAATGACTGGCAAATTCTAGTACAGGACAACACTTACACATCCATCTGCAATCAATAAACAactaagggatagttcacccaaagatgaactctgtcattgtttattcaCAACCTGTGGGTTTCTTCCTTcggtttagaaaagaaaaaaactgagaatGTTGGTATCCAAAAAAATACTACTATAGTTACTGTCAACTGTTTGGTCActaacattctttaaaaatgtgttgtatTCAACAGAAGAATGAGTTaatctttgggtgaactttccctttaatttGTATGTTAATTTTTTCTGCCCcaaatttctgtaaaaaaaaaaaaaaaaaaaaaaaaaaaaacctctatttTTACCATCCATCTCTGGCTAATCCAAGGTGTTCAAAATCAttccaaaacaaagaaacactaTAAAATTGAGtagtgtaatttaattaatctgCTAAATCTGTATGTTCACTTATAATAcacgctctttctctctcacacacgcattcatatttatatattacaactTGTGCAAATTTATCTTATCTAAGTACATTCGTCACTAACAGTTTTGCTCGCAAATAAAGGCCTACacatcaaaaacacaaacatgtacaGTAAAAGGCAGTGAAATAGCAAcagaaattaagaaaataattaagAGATCAATAGCAAGTAAATGAGAATCAAAGGCAGTGAAGAAAGTTGAGAGCAGCTTGGAAAAAGAAACTGGAGTCACTTGAGCTCCGGGATAAACTGGGACCAGCTGATGTTTGCCATGCTGAGATCATCATCGTCCAGGTTAGGGAAGCTAATATCCACTAGGATTTTACTAAGGCTGTCGTTCATGGTATCCAGGACGAGGCCTTCGGTGAGGGAGCGGTTGGCGGTGCCCACTTGCAGTAGCTCTCTGGAGCAGGTCGGAGTGGAGCGTCTCGGAGAGGGTCTGGAGCAGGTGAGCAGCTCTCGAGGGGAGCTGAAGAGCGGCAGCTCTTTGAAAGGCGTGCTATTGAAGCTGAAAGGCGTGTGTTCGTGCCGCTGCGGGGTCAGCTGTGGCCCGCTGGGAGTACGGATGGGGCTGAAGTCCAGCACGCCTCCCTTTCCGACGGGGGTGATCCTCCATGGCTCCAGGACTGCGGGAAGCTTACTGGGGGTGGATGAGGAAGGGTGGCCGCTCTTGATGGGCGTTTTAAAAGTGTATTCTCTGTTTGGGCTGTCGAGGTCAGGTTTACAGGTGGGCTGGGCCTCCGGATCGTGAGTGTCTTGGAAGGTGGAGACGTCGGAGACCACCCCCGAGTCGAAGAGAGTGCTGTCGGGGTAGAGCAGGACGGGTTCCTCGGTGGCTGGCAGGACTAGACGCTGTTTGCGGCGGGAGCTGCTGTTTTCTCGCTGTCTGGTTTTGGAGGGCAGAGCTTCAGGAGTCACAGACATGCTCACAGGCTCCTCCTTTATGTCCTGAGAGGTGGACGCACACAGCATCACAGAGCTCGCATCACTCTGTGAGACCTTTCACAACACAAACAAGCGTTAAACCACCAGAACTTGCTCTAGTTTATTTCTTCACACTTTTTTCAGGTTATGAATTCcctgctgaaataaaacactaacTGGTTTGTTGGCTGCACAAGTGGTCTACCAGGCTCAAACCAGCTAAAGATCAAAGTTCCAGCTTTTTGGCTGACCTGACTTACCTCGAGTCAGAAGTCGGCCAAAAAGCCAGAACTCTGTGCTCtcatgggaaaaaaacagaagtcagttatttgtattgtaatttaaaaactagaaatattttcgttacaaaagaaacatcaaTGTGCTAACCTCCCAAAGACGTATAGGATAGTTTCACGACAGATATATCCAATacgagcattaccaagcttggaagagccaggatacatttttaataataatatattgttataagCGTAGTATTAAAAGTAATcacaaaatagattttatttaaacatatttactaAATTTTGATATAAACAGGCTATTTATTAGGGGCAATCTAAACCATTGTTGACTGCTCTAAAATAGCTTACAATCAACTTACAATTATATCTAGACCAGCtctaaatgattattaaattcagattttagctagattttcagtattatttccccacatgaaataaatgaatgaataacaaGCAACTGGGTTACTatggggaaaaaatattattattaaataattatatctaatgaaacatttaaataattattaaataaataaatcttccaTAGCAAAGCATTGACAAATAATGCtggaaatatattacattaatcagaatcagaaaaaaattatttaattacaacatagttaaaacttatttttcttttgatgaaatatgacctgggtaagtttttaagatttattcatataaaaatgtagtgtTTACCTTAGGGGCAATGCGGACCCTCTTGCTCATCCCACTGGAGCTGGGAGGAGTGGAGAGAGTCGCAGGACTGGTGGAGGGCAGGAAGAGCGACTGACCCAGAGGAAGCTGGATGGGAACCAGGTACGAATCAGTCCGAGGAAGAAGCGGCTTCATCTTCCTCTCTGAGAACGAGCAGAGATATAACGACTGTTAGGAAACAACATCATGCACTCATCATCATGAGACATTCGACCCTATCATCCAGCAAGCACTCACCTGTGCTGGCCGTGGCAGGTATGGCTTTCTTCAGCTCCGGTGGACCTCTCTTCTGTTgctataaagaaaaaagaaaaaaagtctgtttactTTCACAAAAAAGTGTGGCATTCAAACTAACTGCAGTCTCAACACTGTCTGCCTTTTTGATGACCCTCAGACgatcaaaagaacaaaataagtGATGATCTGGAGCTGAACGCTCTTCCTCCTGTCTGACTCtccctgaaataaaataagtgctTCCTGGAGAAGTAGAGAGGCTGGTCCCTGTCTTACATCTTGTTGATCTGCCCTGAGAGGATGAATAAGGAAGAATCTTACTTGATTGAAACCAAGTTGTGGGATCTGAGAGCAAGTGGGGGTCACTGGGTCAACCAAAGGCTGTGGGATGAGCCAGGAAATGAGAGATGACTACATTTGAAACATAAAATCAACTATGAACATAGTAGTACAGTAAGTGATACATACCTTGTAGACTTGGTCCAATGTAAGACAGCGGTTTGCTTCTGGTCGAATCGTCCAATAGGAGATCTTGCCATCGGCAGATGTCTCCCGAACAAACATGTCATGCAGTGAGAGATTATGACGGATggaattctaataaaaaaaaaaaataaacaaaatcaaacttAGAAATCTTATAAGAGATGTTTGTGTTATCTGAAACTATACTGGTTTTATACACCACCTTCCATCCGGGTTTGGCAACATTTCTGAAATACGGAAAATGGTCCTCGATCCAGTTataaatttccttcagggtcaTGTGTCGGTTCTTCTTACTGTTGATAGCAAACTGGATCATAGCCATGTAAGAATACGGGGGTCTCTCTGACAGAGGGTCCTTCTCCTTTTCTGGAGCTTTGGGCTGTTTAAAagaaagcagacaaaaaaatgtttaagaatgaaatataaaagagaaaaataaaatggcagaGGCTTGGTTGTACTAATGTGTTGTGTTCTCAACAGGATGTCAATATGTGAgtgtgatattaaaaaaatttccccGGAGGATCCAGTTATGacgttttaataaaattgtggggtcaagtttttaaaaatgaaatgtatgcaCATCGTTGTTTACAATAAGATTTATAATTTAGCATGTTAATACAAAGGGCCAAAGGTCAAATTAAATGAAGGGCAGCGGtccaaaaaacaaatgttgtattatattcaacaatacactaaaatatattatatatttctacatttccatatattttattaccacaaaaccagtcataaaggccaattgttttaaaatgaagtttatacatgaaaaaacaaaaaaaggctaAATCATAAATTAGAAATAGAGACATACATGTTTTTCCCCTATTTGTCTGCCCTCTTGTGATATTGCATGGCAGGCCACATCCAAGGTCATTACAGGCTAACTTTAAGGCATCTCTGatgtataatgtgcatttaaaaaaaatggagggTGAATTTAATTTCAGGACGACTTTAAAGAGGTTTACCTGATGACAGTCACTCGGATTGTCTTTGCTGGTGCCTTTTTGGTTCGACTCCGATCTGAGCCCATCAGAGCTCATTTTTCCCAGCCACTGGATGTTGGTCAGACTGTCATCAAGCGGGAAGCACTCCGTCTCCGTTTTCACTGACACCACAGCaaagaacatttcagaaaacaGAACGTTTTCAGAACATCAACAAGCTCAGTCTCAGTCACATCCCCTCACCTTTCTCAAGATCACGCTTGGGCTCGGTAGAAAGACACCCGAGGGTTTTGCTCTCCTCCAAAGTGCTGCTGCCACTGAGCAGGATGAACTTGTTTCGTCCCTGAGGGCCGCACTCCTTCCCTTTGGCCGTCAGGGCACTGATGACACTCTGCAGATCAGCTTCTTTCGGGATCACCACCACCTGAGTGTCCGGTATGGTGGGGTGGTCCATCATGCGGATGCCATCGGGGAAGCAGCGGGCGGTGGACGGGGTCGGGGTGGTCTTGCAGCGGGGCCCATCGGCCTCATCACACCCTGCATCAGATTCATTCTTCTGAAATGGCAGCTTTCTCCTCTTCAGGATGATGGGTCTCCTTGGGCTCTCTCTCATTGTTTGCTCACAGCAAGAAGGCCTGGCTGATGACTGTCTgtagaaaacaactgaatagGTCATATTTACATCTAACTGAAGCTTTATGTCCTAAATACAGTACACACAGGAACTATTCAACTAACGTCAGACGATTCGCGAGATcattcataataacaataaataacatgCAATATTGAATCAAAAGCAGATTAAgtgcaaagaaataaatgcgtgcacgtaaaatatacattaaatacgtaaaaatatatcatatatatatgtgcagaTGTTGGCCAATTATACCGATAAGAAGGTCTGTTGACAAACGACTTTTTTGTGTAACGCCTTTTGAATGACGATTTTAGttctagaaaataaaataccGTTACAAATTGATTACTTTCAATCTGACCTGctgttattatcattgttattatttttgtttgacaGATCGCTCAGAAGCAAAACATTTCGCGAAAGGCAGGTTTGTACGATATTTGcgtaaaaaaatgattaaaggtgtttttattttattacagtgatCAAACGCGTTCATCGTCGTTTTAAACCACATTATAGCTTGTTGTCGCCTTAAaatttaatagaatttaaaacaCTACATTTTATAAACGATCTTCCTTTATTATCTGACATGCGGCCTAGCGTTTCGTCTTTCCAACTAACCCACTGTACAGgtttaatttattgaaaaaaaatacagcacacATCAAGTAATTCGAAACGGATCAAACCTTCATATCATGTCAGCCGTGCAGACGGTGGTTTATTGGAGTTAATCTGGCAGCGCTGAGTGATAAAATGTACTTTGATGGGAGTGAATGAAAAACTCGAGTCCCTGGACTCTTGTGCGCATTTGGTGAGATTTTGAATTTTGGCGCAGAGCGGTGCAGCGCTATCACGTGATCACGCCTAGCCCAATGGCGGATAAGCATGGGCGGAGCCATCGAGTTGAGACTGTTGCTGTTTTCTAAGGTGCAGTAAGTTGCTTTCCTTTAGGGGGCGATCGGCGGCTCTGAAATACGTGTTCTTCAATTTCTCACAGCGGAAaccttcttaatttatttattagaaaaccGTGCAACAGTTCCTGAAATTTATgcaagatttaaaatatattctatttcTGTAAATACATAGTTTATGTAACTGGTCTGTTGAGAAACGCGCTGAGAAAAGTAACACCGTTTGTATGATTGAAATTTTACACCCGAATAGTAACactgatgaaaaataatattattggaACTTTTAAAACacgataaataatttttaaaaaaatcattaaaatttcaACTCATCCTACCTGACCAATCAAAACAACATCCAGGCCACCAAGCCCCGCCTATTGTGGTATCCCATTGCTAGGCTAACCAACATTCAATCGGTTTGTATTTCTCTGGGAGGGAcgaggagtgtgtgtgaatggggGATCTTTCCCACAAACCTCAGTCAGACGGTTTATTAGTCTCTTTGTCAAATTTACATGGTCCAAAGAAAAAGTACAATGCGACTGAGAAGAAATAAAGAGCTATACGTGAGTATTAGCTAATGTTTTCATTGCATTCCATGTATTTCAACACTCGAACCATCTCCAGAGCTGATTGTACAGCTACCATaacaaacatacaataaaatgcCAATGAGATGAGATCTTCTActattgctgttttattttatttgtgtcgATACTGAGTATCAGTCTTAACGAATTGAAAGTTTACGCCTGCATGACACTGACAGATCGTGTTTTCCTCCTTGCAGCATATCATGTCTTCTAATGCCCCGTAATTCACGTAAGAAGAGACTGCTGAACCCAAACAAATCTCAGTTGTTGTTTGTCGAGGTGCCCATCAATGGACCAAAGCATGAATATGGACCACAACTACGGAGTGCCATTCATCCCAAGTCATTTATGTCAGAGAAACAACAGCGAAGTGGTACCTCTTGGGTATGTTTTTGCTTCGTAacctttcctttcattttatGAGCGAATAACCGAAACCGAAGCATCTTCTCTGTTTGTAGGTGTCTTCGCAGTTTAATTCACTCGAAACCACAACGGTTAGTCGTGGAGGTCGAGGGAGGAGAAATAACCAGATGGCTACGAGGATCTCAAACAAGGCACCAATTTTGGGTTTCCCTCAGACCAGAAGAGCAAAAGGCAGCAAATATACGACTCTGTCTTTTCAGGCAACCACAGCAGGTTCGCAACACCAGAGTGAAAACTTTAGTTATTCACGGACAAAGAATGATCGGCTCGTTTCTTCGGACAGTCATAGCAAGGAGCTTCGAGAGACTTCAAGAAGAACTCGCCTTCCTCGAAAAGGAGTAGAGAAGAGGACGGCTACATGTGTTATATCCACCTCCAGGCATTCAGAAGTTTCAAAGAATGTGCAAATCCACAAAAATGGAACGACTAAGGATCCAGTTCACATACTGAACACAAGCTCTGTTACCGAACACCTTAATGTAGAGATGCCTGAAATGCCACATTGCTCCTGCCCATCTCCATCCAATGTTCAGCATCTCCTCTTCCCCCCAAACCAAGCAAAAACTCCTCCGCGAACTGAGAACTCGAGCATCCTGGTGATGGACACACCTGAGAAGGACTATGGGCTGAAGGTAACGTGGAGACGGAGGAAAGGACTGATGAAATTGTTGATTGACAGAGGTCAGCTTCTTCCAGCAGATGCCGGAGTTGCCAATGATTGTACTTAAAAACCATAAATTAACAGATACAGCAAtaatttggtttgttttgtagtTTACTGCACAATATCGATTTTGCTAAGATTTGGAAAATTGCAcaattgaaataattatatatgaatatttcaaGAGAGAAGAATTAAAGATTTTCTGATGTCCCCAGCCTTATTTAATGGAAGCAGCTTTGTACTCTGTTGGACATCAATTAATTATGtacttaaatgttaaatacacaCCTCAAATAATGCCTTTATTCACAAGATTTGtatctgtgtatttatttacatttttttaaccaaaggGAGTTTGTGCACTTTTGTTTATGCAGGAGAAGTCtaatatgtttttgattttatattatagtacTTATAGAAagtctaaaatgtttaaaatataagatataaaacAGATGTGAAACATCAGATGAAATAATAACCCAGAAATTAGATAATTTGCACGTAAAATAGATTTCGTTTCTTCTCAATTAccatagtttttatataaaaactgaaattattattatttgtttttacatttctccggacttttattttgtcgtGTATTTTCTTCGTCGTCCATTGCGGAAGTGGCGAAGTGAAGTTGGTTTGTTTACAGTGGTTATGTACATCGATATGTTCCACGTGTAGTGTCTTAAATCAGTTAATGACTGAGAGTTCACATTGTGTTGTTCTCAGTCATCCCAGTCTTTCGATATTAAGCCCGTAATGCACTAAACGCTTAGTAGCAGTCCGGTATGAGGAACAGTTCGTCGGTGTCTCTGACGGGCGCTCGTGGCTCGGTTCGGCTCAGCAGCCCACCCGCATGTCCGGGAACCGCTCCGGTGGACGCTGCCCTTGAATATTTAATGGTAAAGAAAGACTTCCAGCGTGCTCTGGATACCTGCGAGAAAGGGCTTGAGAGCTTGGGCTCTTTTGCAGAGCTGGAGGACAGTAGGTGAGTTTTCATACGTTTCATGATAtgatgaaattatattttgcattcacTGTTATTCCAAACATTATACTAAATCTGTCCTTACAGCTTCAAGCATGCAGAACTGAAAGCAGCATTGACTATAGTGGGGATCCAGGCATTGGCGGAGCTCAATCAGTGGCGTGGAGTTCTGTCATGGGTTTTGCAGCAGTatggagaaacaaagaaaattcCTGCCAAGATTATCCAAATGTGGTCAGAAGAATCGGCATTAATCTCACACATTACATCAACCCTAAAAAGGGCAGAACCATAAAGAGACGTCAGAATATAAATTTACTGAAAACCGAACACTTGTTTATCAAATCCTGAATGCTTTGGACAAGCTtggtttctttttaataaagacACAAACCAGATTATTGCTGaagttaaaacattaaaaaagtataacaaCAGTAAagataatgcattatttttaggttttatacaaagtagatattttattaaatttgttgCTCTCAGAAATTGCTctaaagtcaaaatgaaatgtataaccGAGTTAAGGTCTAAATTTGAAGCTGATATTGTGGCTTGATGCAGTTTTCTATCTCTTCTATTACAAAACCTGTTCCCAAATATAAAACCTTGCCTGCCAGACCTTTCCAACGATAAGCGTTTTGTCAAATTGCAAAAAGTACTGATTTTCTGAAACCCAAGCCACAAATTCAgtctatataaaacatttagaaattgatgacaaaaaattatatttaaacataataaggTAATGGTGAACAGCAGCTTTTTTAACAGGTAGATTTCTCACTACAGTTTTAAGTGCTGTTTTTGAGCTAAACAAAGAATGGAGAAAGCAGTCGTCCCATCTAAATGTCCACCACAAACACCCTTTCaaattgaaaacaagaaaaaagaccTAAACTTTCACTGCTTGGTTGTGTCCCCCAGGATACGTTTCCCCTTTTAGCGTTATACCACTTAGATGTTGTTGAACCCATTACATCACTCCTAATGCTATGTAAACTGTGTCTCGCAGCATTCTGCTCTATGTGAAAGTGGATGAGCGGGCCGTGATGAAGGATGCGGTCTGTGATTGGCTGCACTGCTCTAGTAACGTGAGCCAGTCGGGGTTCAGCTCTGTAGCTGAGCTTTATTTCCTTCATGTCCTGGTGCCGTTGGGTCTGGTGGCCGAAGCTCTGGAGATGCTGGAGACCGATGTGGGTCTGGTGGCCTTCAACGATGAACAGAGACAAGCAGCTCGTGGTTTGATAGACATTCAGAATGAGAAAAATACCACATCAGCCACTTCCAATCTTGAATCTGTAGCTGCGACGGCAACAGCTACTGCTCCAAAACAAGGTGactttcttttattattgtCCTTAAGCTCAAAAATTGCAACGTAATTGATTCTTCAAGCAATATAAATGATTAGGAGGTCATATTGTAGAATAGATAGTGAAGGTAATTTGTGATTTACAGATAAACTGACTCAGCGGCTGACTTCCATAATGAGGTTGTTATACCGAGGTCTTTCAGTAGCCAGTGTGAGAATCAGATTCATCTCTCTGCGCAGAGTTTTTCTGGCTTTAATATTGCTGTACCTTCTTCTCATCCGTATAGACCCGGGTAAGAGATCTGCTAGCCATTTTTAAGCAATGCATTGTcaataattactttaattaatGATTATTGTTTCTTCTTGCTGTTTCTCCACTCTCAGCTCTGCCCTCAGCTTTCCCATGGCTGCTCCGCCTGCATGGACTCCTTCAGCAGACCTGGAACACCATGTTTGGACCTTATTACAGAACCAACACACGGAGTTAGAGCTTTAATTGAGTTATCCTGGAAATAACTGTGAAACAACGTTGCCGTCCCTAATTTGCAATGCTTATTAAATCTTGTGTTTGCCATTGATGCATTTACTTACATTATAGATAAATAAACTACTGAATTATATCAAACTACTGATAGTCTATTTAAAATAGATGGTATCGTGGAAAGAAGTATTTCATGCagatcaaatgtaattttattataataaatgtgtaaatatgtttttgaatgtATGTGGATCATGTGTCAATTATATAAACAACTATTTCACATTCAGTAGTCATGGGTAAGAAGACTAGTATTAAATTTGATTATGTACTttgaaaatgcacttttattaaGACTATACAGTTAAAAACAAGAGGTTTTTTGCCGGgatattattaactaaaatttaaaaccaattaaaaatatgatttaaaatgaatgttaactAAAACAGAAACCTAGTCGCCATGgcaacattaatattttttaaattatgtttttaaaaacaacctcaacaaaattactgaaaccttaactaaaattaaaaataatattacaaacattaaataacagtaaaaaaaaaaaaaaaaaaaaagttatcagaATAGCATATGTGGACTGATATTTCTAtcgattttaaaaaatagtaaaaatgattgaatCATGTTTGCTgatcataataacaatactatcactagtgttattattactattttttaataagttgttttaaaaaaatgttagctAGTCATTTATTCTGAACCGGGTGTTAGTTTCGCATCTGTGATAGAAAGTGACGCgtgaaatgaaagtgaaagtaaaaacagCTGTTTCTGTTGATTTCTTTTCGAAACTGTTATGTTTCGAGTAAAACGGGAGCTTAAGTGTCTTGAAGAGGATCGATATTTCGTCAGCTTAGTTTGATTTTCTATAACCAATACGCAGATTAATGGTAGGTTTCCATAGATGCAACACTGAGAAACGTTTGCCGTCGTGTATGTCTCTGGATGGGGAGGTATTGCAGTAAAATGGCTTATCGATTTTACAGCGGCTCTGGATCACTGGGTTATGGTAGGTCATCAGAGACTTGCATCCATCATATcacttttttattacaaaaaatgctaCTGTGACTACTGTCATTTCAGTCTTTTGAACCATTTTTGAAGTTTATTCAAAAAATGCTGGAACTAATAATGATCTAATGTTTCAGAAGTAAGGGGCCTTTTAAACTACAATCTGTCCTGCTGTACCAATGCTTTGCTTCAGTCGTTTTCTGCGACCACTGAACTCCTGGACATACTGAACAAGTAAAGCTCTATCATCTTGTGAATAAGCTGCACACTTGCTACTAGCCATGCTTAATTTTGCATCCGATATATCTCTTTgtcaaaacagatttgaaaaaatTTTTCCTTACATGCTTACGAGCCAGTGGatcctctacagtgaatgggtgccgtcacaatgtGAGACcatacagctgataaaaacaatacaataatccacatgatTTCAGGCTATGGAAAAGTCCTCCTGTTGTTCTCCaaaatttacatatttgtttagaactgtgtctcttttttttatctgtgcatatttcacACCTGATTCTAATGAGATTTTTTACTTGAGAAAGCAGTA from Puntigrus tetrazona isolate hp1 chromosome 4, ASM1883169v1, whole genome shotgun sequence carries:
- the rhno1 gene encoding RAD9, HUS1, RAD1-interacting nuclear orphan protein 1, which encodes MPRNSRKKRLLNPNKSQLLFVEVPINGPKHEYGPQLRSAIHPKSFMSEKQQRSGTSWVSSQFNSLETTTVSRGGRGRRNNQMATRISNKAPILGFPQTRRAKGSKYTTLSFQATTAGSQHQSENFSYSRTKNDRLVSSDSHSKELRETSRRTRLPRKGVEKRTATCVISTSRHSEVSKNVQIHKNGTTKDPVHILNTSSVTEHLNVEMPEMPHCSCPSPSNVQHLLFPPNQAKTPPRTENSSILVMDTPEKDYGLKVTWRRRKGLMKLLIDRGQLLPADAGVANDCT
- the foxm1 gene encoding forkhead box protein M1 gives rise to the protein MRESPRRPIILKRRKLPFQKNESDAGCDEADGPRCKTTPTPSTARCFPDGIRMMDHPTIPDTQVVVIPKEADLQSVISALTAKGKECGPQGRNKFILLSGSSTLEESKTLGCLSTEPKRDLEKVKTETECFPLDDSLTNIQWLGKMSSDGLRSESNQKGTSKDNPSDCHQPKAPEKEKDPLSERPPYSYMAMIQFAINSKKNRHMTLKEIYNWIEDHFPYFRNVAKPGWKNSIRHNLSLHDMFVRETSADGKISYWTIRPEANRCLTLDQVYKPLVDPVTPTCSQIPQLGFNQQQKRGPPELKKAIPATASTERKMKPLLPRTDSYLVPIQLPLGQSLFLPSTSPATLSTPPSSSGMSKRVRIAPKVSQSDASSVMLCASTSQDIKEEPVSMSVTPEALPSKTRQRENSSSRRKQRLVLPATEEPVLLYPDSTLFDSGVVSDVSTFQDTHDPEAQPTCKPDLDSPNREYTFKTPIKSGHPSSSTPSKLPAVLEPWRITPVGKGGVLDFSPIRTPSGPQLTPQRHEHTPFSFNSTPFKELPLFSSPRELLTCSRPSPRRSTPTCSRELLQVGTANRSLTEGLVLDTMNDSLSKILVDISFPNLDDDDLSMANISWSQFIPELK
- the pex26 gene encoding peroxisome assembly protein 26: MRNSSSVSLTGARGSVRLSSPPACPGTAPVDAALEYLMVKKDFQRALDTCEKGLESLGSFAELEDSSFKHAELKAALTIVGIQALAELNQWRGVLSWVLQQYGETKKIPAKIIQMCILLYVKVDERAVMKDAVCDWLHCSSNVSQSGFSSVAELYFLHVLVPLGLVAEALEMLETDVGLVAFNDEQRQAARGLIDIQNEKNTTSATSNLESVAATATATAPKQDKLTQRLTSIMRLLYRGLSVASVRIRFISLRRVFLALILLYLLLIRIDPALPSAFPWLLRLHGLLQQTWNTMFGPYYRTNTRS